One Oncorhynchus masou masou isolate Uvic2021 unplaced genomic scaffold, UVic_Omas_1.1 unplaced_scaffold_9185, whole genome shotgun sequence genomic region harbors:
- the LOC135538146 gene encoding cilia- and flagella-associated protein 251-like, protein MSSLTYSPPVEEEDVCRTEKEKEDEAVTVKEEDVFVKEEEDVTVKEEEEDKNDDAVLGVKEEEEEMTITVKEEEDVFEVKEGEITVTLEEEEEEVGDLINTHSAITLLKLPVIHEELATFLLE, encoded by the exons ATGAGCTCACTAACATACTCCCCCCCTGTTGAAGAAGAAGATGTCTGTCggacagagaaggagaaggaagatgaggctgttacagtgaaagaagaagacGTTtttgtgaaagaggaggaggatgttactgtgaaagaagaggaggaagataaaAATGACGATGCTGTATTGGgcgtgaaagaggaagaggaggagatgactatcacagtgaaagaagaggaagacgtttttgaggtgaaggagggggagattactgtcacattggaggaggaagaggaggaggttggAGATCTGATTAACACCC ATTCTGCCATTACTCTCCTAAAGTTGCCGGTAATACACGAGGAGTTGGCAACCTTTCTCTTGGAATGA